A portion of the Platichthys flesus chromosome 7, fPlaFle2.1, whole genome shotgun sequence genome contains these proteins:
- the clstn1 gene encoding calsyntenin-1 isoform X4 — translation MRFQGNTRFASAVGLVLGLLCALEAAKVNKHKPWIETTYHGIVTENDEKVLLDPPLIALDKDAPLRYAGEICGFRIHGQNVPFEAVVLDKSTGEGVIRAKDKLDCELQKEHSFTIQAYDCGEGPDGANMKKSHKATVHIQVNDINEYSPVFKEKSYKATVIEGKKYDSILKVEAVDADCSFQYSQICNYEIVTPDVPFTVDKEGFIKNTEKLSYGKERMYKLTVTAYDCGKNRASEDVLVKISVKPTCKPSWQGFNKRIEYEPGTGSLALFPSMHLETCDEPITSIRASIELETNHIGKGCDRDTYSEKSLHKLCGASSGTVELLPAPSSSANWTVGLPTDNGHDSDQVFEFNGTQAIKVPEGMVSTSLKEPFTISVWMRHGPGAHEKETILCNSDKTEMNRHHYSLYVHNCRLILLLRQDPSEAENYKPAEFHWKLDQVCDKEWHHYVLNVEFPTVSLFVDGTTFEPFLVAEDYPLHASKIASQLTIGACWQGGNARMGQFFRGNLAGLMIRSGKLENKKVIDCLYTCKEGLDVQLPEEVASAVKVEINPNQSSLTVEGDDIDAFDKVMQHISYLNSRQFPTPGIRHLRISTTVKCFNEESCVSVPDAEGYVMVLQPEEPKISLSGIDHFARSAAEFESQEGVTLFPELRIVSTITREVEADAETEVTEGADDDPTVQEAVVSEEIMHNLDTCEVSVVGDELDGEHESLEVDMSQLQPRGLEMSSSNLGLVITGVNTMANYEQVLHLIRYKNWHTEALFDRKFKLVCSELNGRYISNDFKVEVNVIHTASPVEHANNAMVQPNFINPIHHASVDLSGHNLVNAHQASVVPSAATIVIVVCVSFLVFMIILGVFRIRAAHQRTMTDQESGKENEMDWDDSALTITVNPMETYEDQHSSEDDEEEEEESEDGEEEDDITSAESESSEDEEGAEPEDQQGASRQQQLEWDDSTLTY, via the exons TCAATAAGCACAAACCATGGATTGAGACGACGTACCATGGGATCGTAACGGAAAACGATGAGAAAGTGCTACTGGACCCCCCTCTAATTGCACTGGACAAGGATGCTCCTCTACGCTATGCAG GTGAGATTTGCGGCTTCAGGATCCACGGGCAGAATGTCCCCTTTGAGGCAGTGGTCCTTGACAAGTCCACTGGCGAGGGGGTCATCCGGGCCAAGGACAAGCTGGACTGTGAGCTGCAAAAGGAGCACTCCTTCACCATCCAGGCTTACGACTGTGGAGAGGGTCCTGATGGTGCCAACATGAAGAAGTCCCACAA GGCCACCGTCCATATCCAAGTGAACGACATCAACGAGTATTCACCCGTGTTCAAGGAGAAGTCCTACAAAGCCACCGTCATCGAGGGAAAGAAGTATGACAGCATCCTGAAGGTGGAGGCAGTGGACGCCGACTGCTCGTTCCAGTACAGCCAAATCTGCAACTACGAGATTGTCACCCCTGATGTGCCCTTCACTGTCGACAAAGAAG GCTTCATTAAGAACACAGAGAAACTGAGCTACGGCAAAGAACGCATGTATAAGCTGACTGTGACCGCCTACGACTGTGGAAAGAACCGCGCCTCAGAGGACGTGCTGGTCAAGATCAGCGTCAAACCCACCTGCAAACCCAGCTGGCAAG GCTTCAATAAGAGGATTGAATATGAGCCTGGCACAGGTAGCCTGGCCCTCTTCCCCAGCATGCACTTGGAGACCTGTGATGAACCAATCACCTCTATCCGAGCCAGCATTGAACTGGAAACCAACCATATCGGGAAGGGCTGTGACCGTGACACCTATTCTGAGAAGTCCCTGCACAAGCTGTGCG gTGCAAGCTCTGGTACAGTGGAGCTCCTCCCTGCACCAAGCAGCTCTGCCAACTGGACGGTCGGGCTGCCCACAGATAATGGGCACGACAGTGACCAGGTGTTCGAGTTCAATGGTACCCAGGCCATCAAGGTCCCTGAGGGCATGGTGAGCACCAGCCTGAAGGAACCTTTCACCATCTCTGTGTGGATGAGACATGGCCCCGGGGCCCATGAGAAGGAGACCATCCTCTGCAACTCTGACAAGACAG agatgaACAGACACCACTACTCTCTCTATGTCCACAACTGCAGACTGATCCTTCTCCTCCGTCAGGATCCATCTGAAGCTGAGAACTACAAACCAGCAGAGTTTCACTGGAAACTCGACCAG GTGTGTGACAAAGAGTGGCATCACTATGTACTGAACGTGGAGTtccccactgtgtctctgtttgtggaTGGAACTACGTTTGAGCCCTTCCTGGTTGCAGAGGACTACCCGCTGCACGCCTCCAAGATTGCATCTCAGCTCACGATTGGTGCCTGCTGGCAAG GCGGAAACGCTCGTATGGGTCAGTTTTTCCGAGGGAACCTTGCAGGGCTCATGATTCGCTCTGGAAAACTGGAGAACAAGAAGGTGATCGACTGTTTGTACACATGCAAGGAGGGCCTGGATGTGCAGCTGCCTGAGGAGGTCGCTTCAGCTGTCAAG GTGGAGATCAACCCCAACCAGTCCTCTCTGACCGTCGAGGGCGACGACATCGATGCCTTTGACAAGGTCATGCAGCACATCTCCTATTTGAACTCTCGCCAGTTCCCGACACCTGGCATCAGGCACCTTCGCATCTCCACCACCGTCAA ATGCTTCAATGAGGAGTCCTGCGTTTCGGTGCCTGATGCTGAGGGTTATGTGATGGTGCTGCAGCCCGAAGAACCAAAGATCAGCCTGAGCGGCATCGACCACTTCGCCCGCAGTGCTGCCGAATTCGAGAGCCAGGAAGGTGTGACGCTGTTCCCCGAGCTACGCATCGTGAGCACCATCACCCGTGAAGTGGAGGCTGACGCTGAGACTGAAGTCACGGAGGGAGCTGATGATGACCCCACGG TCCAAGAGGCAGTGGTGTCAGAGGAGATCATGCACAACCTGGACACGTGTGAAGTGAGTGTTGTGGGAGACGAGCTGGACGGGGAGCACGAGAGCCTGGAGGTGGACATGTCCCAGCTGCAGCCGCGTGGCCTGGAGATGAGCTCCTCTAACCTGGGCCTCGTCATCACAG GTGTGAACACCATGGCCAACTACGAACAGGTTCTGCACCTGATCCGTTACAAGAACTGGCACACTGAGGCTCTGTTTGACAGGAAGTTCAAACTGGTCTGCTCTGAGCTCAACGGGCGCTACATCAGCAATGACTTCAAGGTCGAG GTGAATGTTATCCACACAGCCAGTCCCGTGGAGCATGCCAACAACGCCATGGTGCAGCCCAATTTCATTAACCCCATCCATCATGCCTCTGTGGATCTGTCTGGTCACAACCTGGTCAACGCTCACCAAGCCTCAG TGGTTCCCAGCGCTGCCACCATCGTCATCGTGGTGTGCGTCAGCTTCCTGGTGTTCATGATCATCCTGGGCGTGTTCCGCATCCGTGCTGCTCACCAGCGAACCATGACAGACCAGGAAAGTGGCAAGGAGAACGAGATGGACTGGGACGACTCGGCTCTCACCATCACCGTCAACCCCATGGag ACCTACGAGGACCAGCACAGcagtgaggatgatgaggaagaggaggaggagagcgaggacggagaggaggaagatgacatCACGAGCGCTGAGTCAGAGAGcagcgaggacgaggagggCGCGGAGCCGGAGGACCAGCAGGGCGccagcagacagcagcagctggagtgGGACGACTCTACCCTCACCTACTAG
- the clstn1 gene encoding calsyntenin-1 isoform X2 yields the protein MRFQGNTRFASAVGLVLGLLCALEAAKVNKHKPWIETTYHGIVTENDEKVLLDPPLIALDKDAPLRYAGEICGFRIHGQNVPFEAVVLDKSTGEGVIRAKDKLDCELQKEHSFTIQAYDCGEGPDGANMKKSHKATVHIQVNDINEYSPVFKEKSYKATVIEGKKYDSILKVEAVDADCSFQYSQICNYEIVTPDVPFTVDKEGFIKNTEKLSYGKERMYKLTVTAYDCGKNRASEDVLVKISVKPTCKPSWQGFNKRIEYEPGTGSLALFPSMHLETCDEPITSIRASIELETNHIGKGCDRDTYSEKSLHKLCGASSGTVELLPAPSSSANWTVGLPTDNGHDSDQVFEFNGTQAIKVPEGMVSTSLKEPFTISVWMRHGPGAHEKETILCNSDKTEMNRHHYSLYVHNCRLILLLRQDPSEAENYKPAEFHWKLDQVCDKEWHHYVLNVEFPTVSLFVDGTTFEPFLVAEDYPLHASKIASQLTIGACWQENSGHDNDTDTVSEPTSGGNARMGQFFRGNLAGLMIRSGKLENKKVIDCLYTCKEGLDVQLPEEVASAVKVEINPNQSSLTVEGDDIDAFDKVMQHISYLNSRQFPTPGIRHLRISTTVKCFNEESCVSVPDAEGYVMVLQPEEPKISLSGIDHFARSAAEFESQEGVTLFPELRIVSTITREVEADAETEVTEGADDDPTVQEAVVSEEIMHNLDTCEVSVVGDELDGEHESLEVDMSQLQPRGLEMSSSNLGLVITGVNTMANYEQVLHLIRYKNWHTEALFDRKFKLVCSELNGRYISNDFKVEVNVIHTASPVEHANNAMVQPNFINPIHHASVDLSGHNLVNAHQASVVPSAATIVIVVCVSFLVFMIILGVFRIRAAHQRTMTDQESGKENEMDWDDSALTITVNPMETYEDQHSSEDDEEEEEESEDGEEEDDITSAESESSEDEEGAEPEDQQGASRQQQLEWDDSTLTY from the exons TCAATAAGCACAAACCATGGATTGAGACGACGTACCATGGGATCGTAACGGAAAACGATGAGAAAGTGCTACTGGACCCCCCTCTAATTGCACTGGACAAGGATGCTCCTCTACGCTATGCAG GTGAGATTTGCGGCTTCAGGATCCACGGGCAGAATGTCCCCTTTGAGGCAGTGGTCCTTGACAAGTCCACTGGCGAGGGGGTCATCCGGGCCAAGGACAAGCTGGACTGTGAGCTGCAAAAGGAGCACTCCTTCACCATCCAGGCTTACGACTGTGGAGAGGGTCCTGATGGTGCCAACATGAAGAAGTCCCACAA GGCCACCGTCCATATCCAAGTGAACGACATCAACGAGTATTCACCCGTGTTCAAGGAGAAGTCCTACAAAGCCACCGTCATCGAGGGAAAGAAGTATGACAGCATCCTGAAGGTGGAGGCAGTGGACGCCGACTGCTCGTTCCAGTACAGCCAAATCTGCAACTACGAGATTGTCACCCCTGATGTGCCCTTCACTGTCGACAAAGAAG GCTTCATTAAGAACACAGAGAAACTGAGCTACGGCAAAGAACGCATGTATAAGCTGACTGTGACCGCCTACGACTGTGGAAAGAACCGCGCCTCAGAGGACGTGCTGGTCAAGATCAGCGTCAAACCCACCTGCAAACCCAGCTGGCAAG GCTTCAATAAGAGGATTGAATATGAGCCTGGCACAGGTAGCCTGGCCCTCTTCCCCAGCATGCACTTGGAGACCTGTGATGAACCAATCACCTCTATCCGAGCCAGCATTGAACTGGAAACCAACCATATCGGGAAGGGCTGTGACCGTGACACCTATTCTGAGAAGTCCCTGCACAAGCTGTGCG gTGCAAGCTCTGGTACAGTGGAGCTCCTCCCTGCACCAAGCAGCTCTGCCAACTGGACGGTCGGGCTGCCCACAGATAATGGGCACGACAGTGACCAGGTGTTCGAGTTCAATGGTACCCAGGCCATCAAGGTCCCTGAGGGCATGGTGAGCACCAGCCTGAAGGAACCTTTCACCATCTCTGTGTGGATGAGACATGGCCCCGGGGCCCATGAGAAGGAGACCATCCTCTGCAACTCTGACAAGACAG agatgaACAGACACCACTACTCTCTCTATGTCCACAACTGCAGACTGATCCTTCTCCTCCGTCAGGATCCATCTGAAGCTGAGAACTACAAACCAGCAGAGTTTCACTGGAAACTCGACCAG GTGTGTGACAAAGAGTGGCATCACTATGTACTGAACGTGGAGTtccccactgtgtctctgtttgtggaTGGAACTACGTTTGAGCCCTTCCTGGTTGCAGAGGACTACCCGCTGCACGCCTCCAAGATTGCATCTCAGCTCACGATTGGTGCCTGCTGGCAAG AAAACTCAGGACatgacaatgacactgacacagtGTCTGAGCCCACCTCAG GCGGAAACGCTCGTATGGGTCAGTTTTTCCGAGGGAACCTTGCAGGGCTCATGATTCGCTCTGGAAAACTGGAGAACAAGAAGGTGATCGACTGTTTGTACACATGCAAGGAGGGCCTGGATGTGCAGCTGCCTGAGGAGGTCGCTTCAGCTGTCAAG GTGGAGATCAACCCCAACCAGTCCTCTCTGACCGTCGAGGGCGACGACATCGATGCCTTTGACAAGGTCATGCAGCACATCTCCTATTTGAACTCTCGCCAGTTCCCGACACCTGGCATCAGGCACCTTCGCATCTCCACCACCGTCAA ATGCTTCAATGAGGAGTCCTGCGTTTCGGTGCCTGATGCTGAGGGTTATGTGATGGTGCTGCAGCCCGAAGAACCAAAGATCAGCCTGAGCGGCATCGACCACTTCGCCCGCAGTGCTGCCGAATTCGAGAGCCAGGAAGGTGTGACGCTGTTCCCCGAGCTACGCATCGTGAGCACCATCACCCGTGAAGTGGAGGCTGACGCTGAGACTGAAGTCACGGAGGGAGCTGATGATGACCCCACGG TCCAAGAGGCAGTGGTGTCAGAGGAGATCATGCACAACCTGGACACGTGTGAAGTGAGTGTTGTGGGAGACGAGCTGGACGGGGAGCACGAGAGCCTGGAGGTGGACATGTCCCAGCTGCAGCCGCGTGGCCTGGAGATGAGCTCCTCTAACCTGGGCCTCGTCATCACAG GTGTGAACACCATGGCCAACTACGAACAGGTTCTGCACCTGATCCGTTACAAGAACTGGCACACTGAGGCTCTGTTTGACAGGAAGTTCAAACTGGTCTGCTCTGAGCTCAACGGGCGCTACATCAGCAATGACTTCAAGGTCGAG GTGAATGTTATCCACACAGCCAGTCCCGTGGAGCATGCCAACAACGCCATGGTGCAGCCCAATTTCATTAACCCCATCCATCATGCCTCTGTGGATCTGTCTGGTCACAACCTGGTCAACGCTCACCAAGCCTCAG TGGTTCCCAGCGCTGCCACCATCGTCATCGTGGTGTGCGTCAGCTTCCTGGTGTTCATGATCATCCTGGGCGTGTTCCGCATCCGTGCTGCTCACCAGCGAACCATGACAGACCAGGAAAGTGGCAAGGAGAACGAGATGGACTGGGACGACTCGGCTCTCACCATCACCGTCAACCCCATGGag ACCTACGAGGACCAGCACAGcagtgaggatgatgaggaagaggaggaggagagcgaggacggagaggaggaagatgacatCACGAGCGCTGAGTCAGAGAGcagcgaggacgaggagggCGCGGAGCCGGAGGACCAGCAGGGCGccagcagacagcagcagctggagtgGGACGACTCTACCCTCACCTACTAG
- the clstn1 gene encoding calsyntenin-1 isoform X1, with product MRFQGNTRFASAVGLVLGLLCALEAAKVNKHKPWIETTYHGIVTENDEKVLLDPPLIALDKDAPLRYAESFEVTLTDEGEICGFRIHGQNVPFEAVVLDKSTGEGVIRAKDKLDCELQKEHSFTIQAYDCGEGPDGANMKKSHKATVHIQVNDINEYSPVFKEKSYKATVIEGKKYDSILKVEAVDADCSFQYSQICNYEIVTPDVPFTVDKEGFIKNTEKLSYGKERMYKLTVTAYDCGKNRASEDVLVKISVKPTCKPSWQGFNKRIEYEPGTGSLALFPSMHLETCDEPITSIRASIELETNHIGKGCDRDTYSEKSLHKLCGASSGTVELLPAPSSSANWTVGLPTDNGHDSDQVFEFNGTQAIKVPEGMVSTSLKEPFTISVWMRHGPGAHEKETILCNSDKTEMNRHHYSLYVHNCRLILLLRQDPSEAENYKPAEFHWKLDQVCDKEWHHYVLNVEFPTVSLFVDGTTFEPFLVAEDYPLHASKIASQLTIGACWQENSGHDNDTDTVSEPTSGGNARMGQFFRGNLAGLMIRSGKLENKKVIDCLYTCKEGLDVQLPEEVASAVKVEINPNQSSLTVEGDDIDAFDKVMQHISYLNSRQFPTPGIRHLRISTTVKCFNEESCVSVPDAEGYVMVLQPEEPKISLSGIDHFARSAAEFESQEGVTLFPELRIVSTITREVEADAETEVTEGADDDPTVQEAVVSEEIMHNLDTCEVSVVGDELDGEHESLEVDMSQLQPRGLEMSSSNLGLVITGVNTMANYEQVLHLIRYKNWHTEALFDRKFKLVCSELNGRYISNDFKVEVNVIHTASPVEHANNAMVQPNFINPIHHASVDLSGHNLVNAHQASVVPSAATIVIVVCVSFLVFMIILGVFRIRAAHQRTMTDQESGKENEMDWDDSALTITVNPMETYEDQHSSEDDEEEEEESEDGEEEDDITSAESESSEDEEGAEPEDQQGASRQQQLEWDDSTLTY from the exons TCAATAAGCACAAACCATGGATTGAGACGACGTACCATGGGATCGTAACGGAAAACGATGAGAAAGTGCTACTGGACCCCCCTCTAATTGCACTGGACAAGGATGCTCCTCTACGCTATGCAG AGAGTTTTGAGGTGACCCTCACTGATGAAG GTGAGATTTGCGGCTTCAGGATCCACGGGCAGAATGTCCCCTTTGAGGCAGTGGTCCTTGACAAGTCCACTGGCGAGGGGGTCATCCGGGCCAAGGACAAGCTGGACTGTGAGCTGCAAAAGGAGCACTCCTTCACCATCCAGGCTTACGACTGTGGAGAGGGTCCTGATGGTGCCAACATGAAGAAGTCCCACAA GGCCACCGTCCATATCCAAGTGAACGACATCAACGAGTATTCACCCGTGTTCAAGGAGAAGTCCTACAAAGCCACCGTCATCGAGGGAAAGAAGTATGACAGCATCCTGAAGGTGGAGGCAGTGGACGCCGACTGCTCGTTCCAGTACAGCCAAATCTGCAACTACGAGATTGTCACCCCTGATGTGCCCTTCACTGTCGACAAAGAAG GCTTCATTAAGAACACAGAGAAACTGAGCTACGGCAAAGAACGCATGTATAAGCTGACTGTGACCGCCTACGACTGTGGAAAGAACCGCGCCTCAGAGGACGTGCTGGTCAAGATCAGCGTCAAACCCACCTGCAAACCCAGCTGGCAAG GCTTCAATAAGAGGATTGAATATGAGCCTGGCACAGGTAGCCTGGCCCTCTTCCCCAGCATGCACTTGGAGACCTGTGATGAACCAATCACCTCTATCCGAGCCAGCATTGAACTGGAAACCAACCATATCGGGAAGGGCTGTGACCGTGACACCTATTCTGAGAAGTCCCTGCACAAGCTGTGCG gTGCAAGCTCTGGTACAGTGGAGCTCCTCCCTGCACCAAGCAGCTCTGCCAACTGGACGGTCGGGCTGCCCACAGATAATGGGCACGACAGTGACCAGGTGTTCGAGTTCAATGGTACCCAGGCCATCAAGGTCCCTGAGGGCATGGTGAGCACCAGCCTGAAGGAACCTTTCACCATCTCTGTGTGGATGAGACATGGCCCCGGGGCCCATGAGAAGGAGACCATCCTCTGCAACTCTGACAAGACAG agatgaACAGACACCACTACTCTCTCTATGTCCACAACTGCAGACTGATCCTTCTCCTCCGTCAGGATCCATCTGAAGCTGAGAACTACAAACCAGCAGAGTTTCACTGGAAACTCGACCAG GTGTGTGACAAAGAGTGGCATCACTATGTACTGAACGTGGAGTtccccactgtgtctctgtttgtggaTGGAACTACGTTTGAGCCCTTCCTGGTTGCAGAGGACTACCCGCTGCACGCCTCCAAGATTGCATCTCAGCTCACGATTGGTGCCTGCTGGCAAG AAAACTCAGGACatgacaatgacactgacacagtGTCTGAGCCCACCTCAG GCGGAAACGCTCGTATGGGTCAGTTTTTCCGAGGGAACCTTGCAGGGCTCATGATTCGCTCTGGAAAACTGGAGAACAAGAAGGTGATCGACTGTTTGTACACATGCAAGGAGGGCCTGGATGTGCAGCTGCCTGAGGAGGTCGCTTCAGCTGTCAAG GTGGAGATCAACCCCAACCAGTCCTCTCTGACCGTCGAGGGCGACGACATCGATGCCTTTGACAAGGTCATGCAGCACATCTCCTATTTGAACTCTCGCCAGTTCCCGACACCTGGCATCAGGCACCTTCGCATCTCCACCACCGTCAA ATGCTTCAATGAGGAGTCCTGCGTTTCGGTGCCTGATGCTGAGGGTTATGTGATGGTGCTGCAGCCCGAAGAACCAAAGATCAGCCTGAGCGGCATCGACCACTTCGCCCGCAGTGCTGCCGAATTCGAGAGCCAGGAAGGTGTGACGCTGTTCCCCGAGCTACGCATCGTGAGCACCATCACCCGTGAAGTGGAGGCTGACGCTGAGACTGAAGTCACGGAGGGAGCTGATGATGACCCCACGG TCCAAGAGGCAGTGGTGTCAGAGGAGATCATGCACAACCTGGACACGTGTGAAGTGAGTGTTGTGGGAGACGAGCTGGACGGGGAGCACGAGAGCCTGGAGGTGGACATGTCCCAGCTGCAGCCGCGTGGCCTGGAGATGAGCTCCTCTAACCTGGGCCTCGTCATCACAG GTGTGAACACCATGGCCAACTACGAACAGGTTCTGCACCTGATCCGTTACAAGAACTGGCACACTGAGGCTCTGTTTGACAGGAAGTTCAAACTGGTCTGCTCTGAGCTCAACGGGCGCTACATCAGCAATGACTTCAAGGTCGAG GTGAATGTTATCCACACAGCCAGTCCCGTGGAGCATGCCAACAACGCCATGGTGCAGCCCAATTTCATTAACCCCATCCATCATGCCTCTGTGGATCTGTCTGGTCACAACCTGGTCAACGCTCACCAAGCCTCAG TGGTTCCCAGCGCTGCCACCATCGTCATCGTGGTGTGCGTCAGCTTCCTGGTGTTCATGATCATCCTGGGCGTGTTCCGCATCCGTGCTGCTCACCAGCGAACCATGACAGACCAGGAAAGTGGCAAGGAGAACGAGATGGACTGGGACGACTCGGCTCTCACCATCACCGTCAACCCCATGGag ACCTACGAGGACCAGCACAGcagtgaggatgatgaggaagaggaggaggagagcgaggacggagaggaggaagatgacatCACGAGCGCTGAGTCAGAGAGcagcgaggacgaggagggCGCGGAGCCGGAGGACCAGCAGGGCGccagcagacagcagcagctggagtgGGACGACTCTACCCTCACCTACTAG